From a single Natronorubrum tibetense GA33 genomic region:
- a CDS encoding acyl-CoA dehydrogenase family protein yields MATVATDTVALTAQQELVRESIRDICSEFDEEYWREKDRAAEYPTEFVTELADHGWLGILVPEAYGGAGMGTAEVVVMMEEIAASGGGFAAAQAIHGGIYNSVPIVRHGSEELKERLLPAVAEGDVAIQSLGLTEPNAGSDSTSIETVAEEQEGEYVINGQKIWISRVDASDYLLVVARTTPKSAAEKRTKGISMFLVDIDDAVDAGTLTMRSIPKTASNAVHAYELWFDDLRAPADNLVGERGNGFYQLLDGLNEERLVIAAECLGLGELAIQTGVDYANERVVFDRPIGMNQAIQHPLAKAYAELQAAKQLTYSAASAVDEESGRAVGAQANMAKYLAAEAAFAAADAAVQAHGGFGVAREYDVERYLREARLTRLVPITQELVLNYVGENVLGLPRSY; encoded by the coding sequence ATGGCCACAGTAGCGACGGATACCGTAGCGCTGACTGCGCAGCAAGAACTCGTCAGGGAGAGCATCCGCGATATTTGTAGCGAGTTCGACGAGGAGTACTGGCGGGAGAAAGACCGCGCGGCCGAATACCCGACGGAGTTCGTGACGGAACTGGCCGACCACGGGTGGCTAGGGATCCTCGTCCCCGAGGCGTACGGCGGCGCGGGAATGGGAACGGCGGAGGTCGTCGTAATGATGGAAGAGATCGCGGCCAGCGGCGGCGGGTTCGCCGCGGCGCAGGCGATCCACGGCGGGATCTACAACTCCGTGCCGATCGTCCGTCACGGGAGCGAGGAACTCAAAGAACGGCTGCTTCCGGCCGTCGCGGAGGGTGACGTCGCGATCCAGTCGCTCGGACTCACCGAACCGAACGCGGGTTCGGATTCGACCTCCATCGAAACGGTCGCTGAAGAGCAGGAAGGGGAGTACGTGATCAACGGACAGAAGATCTGGATCTCACGGGTCGACGCGAGCGACTACCTGCTGGTCGTGGCCCGGACGACGCCGAAATCGGCGGCCGAAAAGCGAACGAAGGGGATTTCGATGTTCCTCGTCGATATCGACGACGCCGTCGACGCCGGAACGCTGACGATGCGGTCGATTCCGAAGACCGCCAGCAACGCCGTCCACGCCTACGAACTCTGGTTCGACGACCTGCGCGCCCCCGCCGACAATCTCGTCGGCGAGCGCGGGAACGGCTTCTATCAGCTGCTGGACGGACTCAACGAGGAGCGACTGGTGATTGCAGCCGAGTGTCTCGGGCTCGGCGAACTGGCGATTCAGACGGGCGTCGACTACGCGAACGAGCGCGTGGTGTTCGATCGCCCGATCGGGATGAACCAGGCCATCCAGCACCCGTTAGCCAAAGCTTATGCGGAGCTACAGGCCGCAAAGCAACTGACCTACAGCGCCGCGAGCGCGGTCGACGAGGAGTCGGGACGGGCCGTCGGCGCGCAGGCGAACATGGCGAAGTATCTGGCCGCCGAAGCCGCTTTCGCGGCCGCGGACGCCGCCGTCCAGGCCCACGGCGGGTTCGGCGTCGCACGGGAGTACGATGTCGAACGGTACCTCAGGGAAGCGCGACTCACTCGACTCGTGCCGATTACCCAGGAACTCGTACTCAACTACGTAGGAGAGAACGTGCTCGGACTGCCGCGGTCGTACTGA